Within Deltaproteobacteria bacterium, the genomic segment TCATTGAGGCATCAAAAGAGGATATTAAAAATGCAGCACTCTCAATTGATGTACGAGGCAGAGGCTTTTTTACAGACCTTGTTAGCGAAATCATAAAACTAAAATCAACAAATAAAGTTACAATAATTTTCCTTGACTCTTCGGACAATGTTTTGCTCAAGAGATACAGTGAAACAAGAAGAAAACATCCGCTTGCTCATGACATTCCGATTGAGCATGGTTTTGCTCTTGAAAGAAAATATCTTGAAGAGATAAAAAGCCAGGCGGATCACATCATAGATACATCCAATTTTACGGTACATGATTTAAAAAGAGAATTAAGGTTATTGATAAAGCAGATGTCGAAAGAAAAATCAATGACCATAGTTTTACAATCCTTTGGATACAGGTATGGAATACCTTTAGACTCAGATATCATCTTTGATATAAGATTTTTGCAAAACCCTTACTTTGTGGAATCTCTTAAAAAACTGTCCGGGTTAGATAATGCCGTGATTGACTACATCAAAAACAATAATACCACAAAAGAATTTTTAGAACTTATAAGACAGTATGTAGGATTTTCAATTCCGCTTTATGAGTCGGAGGGAAAAGGCTATTTGACAATTTCTTTCGGCTGCACGGGTGGAAGACACAGGTCGGTTACCATTGTAGAGGAGGTAAGAGGTATGATAGAATCCATTGGATACAAACCCGTGGTAAAACACAGAGATATTGAAAAGGGGTAAGCATGATTGGTATCGTTATCGTAGCGCATGGACAGCTTGCCACTGAGCTTCTAAATACTACAGAGTTCATAATTGGAAAAATAGAACATATAGTATCCGTTATGACCGATCCAAAACAGTCTGTAGAAGTCTTGAGAGAAGAGCTTGCCAATGCCATAAATGAGGTTAATACAGGTAATGGGGTACTCATTCTTACAGATATGTTTGGAGGCACACCGTCGAACATAAGCCTTTCATTCCTGGATGAAGGAAAAGTTGAGGTGCTTGCAGGCGTTAATCTGCCCATGCTTATAAAGCTTGTTTCCAGTGATAGAAATATCCCTTTAAAAAGGTTGGCACATCTGATAAAAGATTATGGTAAAAAGAACGTAATACTTGCAACAGAGGTATTAAATAAAGGGTGACCATGAGAGAGGGTAGTTTTACTATATTCAATGAGCTTGGATTCCATGCAAGGGCAGCAGCCCAGTTTGTGAAACTTGCAAATAATTATGATTGTGAGATCACGGTTTATAAGGATGGGTACAGCGCTAACGGCAAAAGTATACTCGGATTATTAACCCTTGCAGCAAGTAAAGGCACAGTTCTAAGGATTATCGCCTCAGGCAAACATGAAGAAGAGGCGATAAATACACTCGGACAGATAATCAATAATAAATTTGGAGAGCAGAAGTGACCACTTACCTCAAAGGTATCGGAGTTTCCCCAGGATGGGCAACTGGTAAGGCGATAATTCCCATTGCAAATAACTTCGCCATATCCAGATATCACGTAATGGCTGACAGAATTCCCTATGAGGTGAACAGATTTATTTCTGCAATTGAAAAATCCAAGGAAGAACTAAACTCATTCAAAAATAAAATCAATACCGAAATAGGTAAAGAAGCAAAGCTTATACTTGATACACACATATTGATCCTTGAGGATAAAGGTTTAATAGAAAACATAGTGAGCAAAATAAAAAATAGTAGAATGAACACGGAGTGGGCTTTAACTGAGGTACTTGTAGAGATCGAGAAGACCTTTAACGGTATAGATGACGAATATCTAAAAGAAAGAAAATTTGATATAATACATGAAGGGCAGCGTGTTCTCAAACATCTTACGGAACGTGAAAGAAAAATCGAGCCTGAAGAGACGGGCATCCTTGTTATTACAGAGTTTGCAATGTCAAACTCTTCGTTCCTGATGAAAGAAGACATCCGTGCTGTCGCACTTGAGTTGGGCGGACTTGCATCTCATACTACAATAATTGCCCGTTCGCTCGGGATACCCGCGGTTGCAGGAATAAAAAATCTCTCGGAAAAAATAAAAGACGGGGACATGTTGCTGCTGGACGGGAATAACGGCATACTCATAATAGACCCTGAATCAGAGACCCTCTATAAGTATAAAACGGCTTCTATCCCTTCCGTTAGCACTATACAAAAAGACATTAAAATGGGCGTAAAAACGGTTGATGATGTACCCATAAAGGTTATGGCTAATATCGAGTTTCCTGAAGAAGCAGAGTATGCAAAAAATAAGGGGGCTGATGGTATTGGATTGTTTAGAACAGAATACCTTTATATAAGTAAAAAAGAATTACCCACGGAAGATCAAAGTTATAGCGAGTACTCCTCGATTGTAAAACTATTTCACGGTTCAACTATAATAATAAGAACGCTTGATACAGGCGGAGATAAGCTCTTATCAACACAGTATAAGAAAACGCAAAATCCCGCACTCGGGCTGCGTGGAATAAGACTTTGCCTTAAAGAAAAAGAACTTTTAAAAACCCAGCTCAGGGGAATACTCAGGGCAAGCGAATTCGGCGAAACCAGTATACTTTTGCCCATGATCACTTCAACAGAGGAAGCCATTGAAGTAAAGCAATTAATAGAGGACACCAGATCCAATCTTATTTCACAGGGATACAAACTCGGTACTGTAAAAATAGGTGCGCTTATAGAGACACCGGCTGCATCCATTATAATTAATGAACTATTGGACATACTCGATTTTGCAAGCGTCGGAACTAATGATCTTATACAGTATACCCTCGCCACAGACAGATCCGACAATGATGTTATTTATCTATACCAGCCCCTTCATCCTGCCGTAATAAGGATACTCGCATCAATAGCTACTGCCGCAGAAAATCATGGCAAACCTGCACAAATATGCGGAGAAATGGCCAATACGCCGCTCTATATACCACTTTTACTCGGTATGGGATACTCTGCATTAAGTATGGATAAGACTTCTATTCAAAGGATAAAAAGATTGATATCCAGGATCAATATGGAAAAATCAAAAAATATTGCAAAAAAGGCAATAACGCTCGGTTCTCAAAGCGAAGTAGAACAATTAATTTTAAAGTCATTCAAAGAGGAGTTGAGTTATGAGACTTAATCACATCGCTATCGCTGTTAAAGATCTTTCTCAGGCGGTTTCTATTTATCATAACAAGATCGGGGCATCGCTTGGCTCAAGGCATGTTGTTGAGAGTGAAGGGATTGAGATAGCCGTAATAAATCTTGATAATACCGAGATAGAGCTTATGATGCCTATTAACAATACAGGCGGTGTAGCAAAGTTTATAGAAAAAAGGGGCGAAGGACTTCATCATATATGCTTTGAGATCGATAATATAGAAGAAACTATAAAATCACTCTCAAACTCGGGTTTAAAAATCATTGACACCAAACCGGTGATCGGTTACAAAGGTAACAAGGCTTTTTTTGTGCACCCATCTTCGACAGACGGCGTACTTTTAGAATTTTATGAAAAGAGGTGATTAAAACAGTACCTTTAGATCTTTTAATGAATTTCACACTCGGACAGTTGTTTGCCATTGCCGGTGCCGATACTATAAAGAAGACGGCTAAGCCAATGAGGTCTTATTCTTTTATGCTTACCTTGATCTATGAGTTATTCATATTTATGCCTGCCGGTATATACCTGTTAATGGCATACTCTGATTGGAGCCTTATGTATTTCATAAATGCCGTTTATATCCCCATGCCGGTTAAAACATTAATACTGCTTGGTTATCCGGTGATGATTGTGCTTGGATTTTATGTTTCTGCAAAATTGATAAAACTTTCACTATCAAAGCTGAATATTTCCATACTAATTGCCTTAGTGCTTGCAATGTCCGCCATCTCACTTGTATATGTAAAAAGGCTTTTATTCGTAGGTACAAACCATGCATTTAAAAACGGTTCTGCTGTAATAATATATGATACACATCTGTTCATTGCACTTGTAGTAATTTTTGGTATAGCAATTCCCGTTGCCCTATACACATTATTTCTTGCAAGAAAGAGCGATTGATCTATAAGCCAGCATCTATAACAAAACGACCGCTCAAGTGCTATTTGTCTAAATGAAGGATTTAGACCTATTTCTTTCAAAAAATGTAGCAGG encodes:
- the ptsP gene encoding phosphoenolpyruvate--protein phosphotransferase; this encodes MTTYLKGIGVSPGWATGKAIIPIANNFAISRYHVMADRIPYEVNRFISAIEKSKEELNSFKNKINTEIGKEAKLILDTHILILEDKGLIENIVSKIKNSRMNTEWALTEVLVEIEKTFNGIDDEYLKERKFDIIHEGQRVLKHLTERERKIEPEETGILVITEFAMSNSSFLMKEDIRAVALELGGLASHTTIIARSLGIPAVAGIKNLSEKIKDGDMLLLDGNNGILIIDPESETLYKYKTASIPSVSTIQKDIKMGVKTVDDVPIKVMANIEFPEEAEYAKNKGADGIGLFRTEYLYISKKELPTEDQSYSEYSSIVKLFHGSTIIIRTLDTGGDKLLSTQYKKTQNPALGLRGIRLCLKEKELLKTQLRGILRASEFGETSILLPMITSTEEAIEVKQLIEDTRSNLISQGYKLGTVKIGALIETPAASIIINELLDILDFASVGTNDLIQYTLATDRSDNDVIYLYQPLHPAVIRILASIATAAENHGKPAQICGEMANTPLYIPLLLGMGYSALSMDKTSIQRIKRLISRINMEKSKNIAKKAITLGSQSEVEQLILKSFKEELSYET
- the rapZ gene encoding RNase adapter RapZ, which gives rise to MQDKQHLNIVIITGMSGSGKTSAMAILEDAGFFCIDNIPVQLIPKSIELIEASKEDIKNAALSIDVRGRGFFTDLVSEIIKLKSTNKVTIIFLDSSDNVLLKRYSETRRKHPLAHDIPIEHGFALERKYLEEIKSQADHIIDTSNFTVHDLKRELRLLIKQMSKEKSMTIVLQSFGYRYGIPLDSDIIFDIRFLQNPYFVESLKKLSGLDNAVIDYIKNNNTTKEFLELIRQYVGFSIPLYESEGKGYLTISFGCTGGRHRSVTIVEEVRGMIESIGYKPVVKHRDIEKG
- the mce gene encoding methylmalonyl-CoA epimerase, which gives rise to MRLNHIAIAVKDLSQAVSIYHNKIGASLGSRHVVESEGIEIAVINLDNTEIELMMPINNTGGVAKFIEKRGEGLHHICFEIDNIEETIKSLSNSGLKIIDTKPVIGYKGNKAFFVHPSSTDGVLLEFYEKR
- a CDS encoding HPr family phosphocarrier protein, translating into MREGSFTIFNELGFHARAAAQFVKLANNYDCEITVYKDGYSANGKSILGLLTLAASKGTVLRIIASGKHEEEAINTLGQIINNKFGEQK